From bacterium, one genomic window encodes:
- a CDS encoding VOC family protein — protein sequence MQKPASCRNTGIHHVGLHSKNPAALAEFYRDILDMQIVGGSGADHALGASAFLCSRSDEESHEIALFANPIFAHTAFKVASLAELRSLHARVVEKQIPIKFAFNHGVSFAFYFEDPDGHLIEVYWPTGALRSYRQPYAEPLDLTQSDKVLLRQIVHA from the coding sequence GTCGGATTGCATTCGAAAAACCCCGCAGCCTTGGCCGAGTTCTACCGCGACATTCTAGACATGCAAATCGTGGGCGGAAGCGGGGCCGACCATGCGCTAGGAGCCAGCGCTTTTCTCTGTAGCCGTTCTGACGAAGAGTCGCACGAAATCGCCCTGTTTGCGAATCCCATTTTTGCGCATACTGCCTTCAAGGTCGCCTCGCTAGCGGAGTTGCGATCGCTCCACGCGCGAGTGGTGGAGAAGCAGATACCGATAAAGTTTGCGTTCAACCACGGTGTGTCGTTCGCGTTCTATTTCGAAGACCCGGATGGACACTTGATCGAGGTCTACTGGCCGACGGGCGCATTGAGATCGTACCGGCAGCCGTACGCCGAACCGCTCGACCTCACGCAGTCAGATAAGGTATTACTGCGGCAGATCGTACACGCATGA